One stretch of Opisthocomus hoazin isolate bOpiHoa1 chromosome 18, bOpiHoa1.hap1, whole genome shotgun sequence DNA includes these proteins:
- the TTLL9 gene encoding LOW QUALITY PROTEIN: putative tubulin polyglutamylase TTLL9 (The sequence of the model RefSeq protein was modified relative to this genomic sequence to represent the inferred CDS: inserted 2 bases in 1 codon; substituted 2 bases at 2 genomic stop codons) produces the protein MSQKNCLVKNLKRFRKQLEREEGKLQATKSAFIPKTFXECHLFVEEFCKNPGIAWIVKPVSAXQDEGIFLFQKLKGILDWKRCQRLCLLLGEHPKGILFFCSHFILSFCGATIKFLIVTFPKWLDTVSGMELLTLCVHICIQTSDLSDTCPVAPFLFSQYIPLKAWLSRGGFAHVSNTRFTLNSRGDRYVHLTNAAVRKTAPDDDPGKGCKWVVQQLRQRSTAKRGAGSVGVCFVDVDNALIESLRSVQKAISRDKPCFELCGYGTLIQQDLKPXGWPLAVNASPSPTASSQEDCELQCHLLKDTLHIVARESRLTGKEKRVGGFALIRNDGPASSGADVGAPAKENLLANTRLGAHSPSAGRVPCSRPSAICTSARGEHTPFTRE, from the exons ATGAGTCAGAAGAACTGCTTAGTGAAGAATCTGAAGAGGTTTCGGAAGCAGttagaaagagaagaaggaaagctTCAGGCAACAAAAAGTGCCTTTATTCCGAAGACCTT AGAGTGCCATTTGTTTGTGGAAGAATTTTGCAAGAATCCTGGCATCGCTTGGATTGTGAAACCAGTAAGTGC GTGACAGGATGAAGGAATTTTCCTGTTCCAAAAACTGAAGGGTATCCTGGATTGGAAGAGGTGCCAACGACTCTGTCTCCTCCTCGGGGAACACCCAAAGGGCATTTTGTTCTTTTGCTCTCATTTCATCCTCTCCTTCTGCGG GGCAACAATAAAGTTTCTTATCGTGACTTTTCCCAAATGGTTGGATACTGTCTCTGGGATGGAACTTCTGACACTTTGTGTGCATATTTGTATACAGACTTCCGACCTGAG TGACACCT GCCCAGTtgctcctttcctcttctcccagtACATCCCACTGAAGGCCTGGTTATCCAGAGGTGGCTTTGCTCACGTTTCGAATACACGATTTACTCTGAATAGCAGAGGTGATCGCT ATGTTCATCTCACAAATGCAGCAGTGCGAAAGACCGCACCTGATGACGATCCCGGGAAG GGCTGCAAGTGGGTGGTTCAGCAGCTCAGGCAGCGCTCGACtgccaagcgtggggcagggtcAGTGGGAGTTTGCTTTGTGGATGTGGACAACGCTCTCATCGAGAGCCTCCGGAGTGTTCAGAAGGCCATTAGCAGGGACAAACCCTGCTTTGAGCTCTGTGGCTATGGCACCCTGATCCAGCAGGATCTGAAACCATAAGG CTGGCCTCTGGCGGTAAATGCATCACCTTCCCCCACTGCCAGTAGCCAGGAAGACTGTGAACTCCAGTGTCATCTACTCAAAGACACACTGCATATTGTGGCCAGGGAGAGCAG GCTGACGGGGAAGGAGAAGCGTGTTGGTGGCTTTGCCCTGATACGCAACGACGGGCCTGCCAGCAGCGGGGCAGACGTGGGTGCTCCGGCGAAGGAGAACCTCTTGGCAAACACACGTTTGGGTGCGCACTCACCCAGCGCTGGCAGGGTGCCCTGCTCGCGTCCCTCAGCTATCTGCACGTCAGCAAGAGGAGAGCACACACCTTTCACCCGCGAATAA
- the PDRG1 gene encoding p53 and DNA damage-regulated protein 1, translated as MARDPAFVLRYLAEVEELAEDVLAARQQIVDLDVKRNRNREALRALQKDPEPDGKAMVCFGNMFIELPKAQTREMLRKDQESLDEEINNLRKELRVKVNRLFEAQGKAELKGFNLNPMTAEEMKLINRILEG; from the exons ATGGCGCGGGACCCGGCCTTCGTGCTGCGCTACCTGGCcgaggtggaggagctggccgaGGACGTGCTGGCGGCGCGGCAGCAG ATCGTGGACCTGGACGTGAAGCGGAACCGGAACCGCGAGGCGCTGCGGGCGCTGCAGAAGGACCCGGAGCCCGACG GCAAGGCCATGGTCTGCTTCGGGAACATGTTCATCGAGCTGCCGAAGGCGCAGACCAGGGAGATGCTGCGGAAGG ACCAGGAGAGTCTGGATGAGGAGATAAACAACCTCCGGAAGGAGCTGCGCGTGAAGGTCAACCGCCTCTTCGAAGCTCAAG GTAAAGCGGAGCTGAAGGGATTTAACCTGAACCCCATGACCGCTGAGGAAATGAAGCTGATCAATCGCATCCTGGAGGGCTGA